The proteins below come from a single Stomoxys calcitrans chromosome 1, idStoCalc2.1, whole genome shotgun sequence genomic window:
- the LOC106090092 gene encoding nuclear pore complex protein Nup154 isoform X1, producing the protein MWTLTVYQLYERLETFNKSNKMSGQIELLDFAGNMFEKYDSIDLAAPGLLEMTGINQHVMATASGLNDNDYQTLANLSMGHKQLNQLQTISKIPIPPEILEHFKHIKCHCMMGLFPEIGRAWLTIDSEIYIWTYEQTRDVAYYDGLSHLIVSVGLVKPKAGVFINDIKYLLILTTPIEIIVLGVTFGDTTKTISSPMRNIQNTATFEEMQLMNKPIFILSTDNVSINTVLGTENGRIFLGGRDGCLYEISYQAESSWFGKRCKKINHSQGIVSYIVPSFLKVFSENDPIVHLSTDKSRNLLYVLTEKGCIEVWDMGQDFNAMRRLTKVTQNEIAQSASNIIKTIDPAVLKPIKAICPLNKEEGQSLNLLAVTQCGVRLYFATTPLTNLQHLQSPSSQEQKSQMTLQNNSPTKSSSDICTSPSPTSSPNATSMSTPMGLYLLHVRLPPGYTPNTTINKPRQVHSAHYNEGTLLLVATSQQDQDILWSISSAPFPHRNYLTESTTVIPLDGIVWSLAEMPNRSSGQLQSILRKAQKPEKVVMLTNQGAHVIALLKPIDILQQLLISCHGPHHEAVKSFFQAHGEREACTTALLLTCSEQYRGTDLAMWSAQAFLLYGGEPKLSSQIQMMNRGPRDLHGNRLYLNNTTAYDNPLHSPQMFMSTPLPNMNCGPNMNRLFDVCNQSPQSGSGIAPAGNDMPIIIYSSKHDSLYVYIARLLRPIWKVRCVDGNLNSSLTQIDSAMILEDLYAIRQFLESNSVGDLSCTVRSYSNQTTMPTGYNSLHHMINHTNDLQANTNEQAQAEEKRSLTALIHFIKHTCEVLALWKVLSEHQFHFLASQLQKDQQSVLQSCTFRDLILSRSELCALLIVALINSYLKDNASVSTISAKLRDVCPNLYRHEDAVSFKATEILMNSKNCSIVEEKQEKLRTALQLCKDAAPNLPLQNICQQFTLCGFYEGVIELTSTCASKIDPEEYGMHFYQNGEPEDDREGYAAYAARLNCYKEVRLMLDHVYQSVCNNNANQDFLRNTCGGGKEAANSHSQIMEIVTMAVQVKDPLLHVCVYEWLMVHDMLSELLSLTEQSLGEFLRRNVVRNPDNFNLIDLLWKYYEKNGYHAQAARILDNLASAASAGIPLQQRIEYLARAVICMRNDGVGYSISNGVLLKELEDKLEIARVQKNVLDAVTSLANINPEAAKAVDDLNKYLFDITQLYENYADRFDLWECKLTILNCSHHNDPLLIESVWNQIIDNVVKSANTRQEQATRLFSKIESLFKEFGESGHCFPLAFIIRELEIKACQLRLPEGIVPDKLAALNIDIELLMEYYSRMISINERIWANEGNEWHLVQSSIRVITLLSSNAHTIWSRSRRRVIGKAQDMVSVCLNLCYQKPGTERMQQTLKELQCSLQRNLP; encoded by the coding sequence ACGTTTAATAAAAGTAATAAAATGAGTGGTCAAATTGAACTGTTGGATTTTGCTGGTAACATGTTTGAGAAATATGATTCCATTGATTTGGCCGCTCCCGGTCTGCTTGAGATGACTGGGATAAATCAGCATGTTATGGCTACAGCTAGTGGTTTGAATGATAATGACTATCAAACACTTGCGAATCTCTCCATGGGCCACAAACAATTGAATCAGTTGCAGACGATTAGCAAGATTCCTATACCGCCGGAAATTCTAGAGCATTTCAAACACATCAAATGTCATTGTATGATGGGCTTGTTTCCGGAAATTGGCAGAGCCTGGTTAACCATCGACTCGGAAATATATATCTGGACATACGAGCAGACACGAGATGTTGCCTACTATGATGGTCTAAGTCACTTAATTGTTAGCGTTGGCCTGGTCAAACCAAAGGCAGGAGTTTTCATTAATGAtatcaaatatttattaattCTGACAACTCCCATCGAAATCATAGTTCTAGGAGTTACATTTGGAGATACCACTAAAACTATATCGTCGCCCATGCGAAATATACAGAACACCGCCACCTTTGAGGAGATGCAGCTGATGAACAAACCCATATTCATTTTGAGCACGGACAATGTATCCATCAATACCGTTTTGGGTACTGAAAATGGTCGAATATTTCTGGGTGGCCGAGATGGCTGTTTATATGAGATATCCTATCAAGCAGAATCCAGTTGGTTTGGAAAGCGTTGCAAGAAGATAAATCATTCACAGGGCATTGTTTCGTATATTGTGCCAAGTTTCTTGAAAGTATTTTCAGAAAATGATCCCATTGTTCATTTGTCCACCGATAAAAGTCGCAATTTGCTGTATGTCCTAACGGAAAAGGGCTGCATAGAAGTATGGGACATGGGTCAAGATTTCAACGCAATGCGTCGTCTAACGAAGGTAACTCAAAACGAAATTGCACAAAGTGCCAGCAATATCATTAAGACCATAGATCCTGCAGTCTTGAAGCCCATCAAAGCCATATGCCCCTTAAACAAAGAGGAGGGACAAAGTCTTAATCTATTGGCTGTGACACAATGCGGAGTGCGGCTATATTTTGCCACCACACCATTGACTAATTTGCAGCATCTTCAAAGCCCTAGTAGCCAGGAGCAAAAATCTCAAATGACCCTGCAAAACAATTCGCCAACAAAATCATCATCCGACATATGTACATCGCCTAGCCCTACATCTTCGCCAAATGCCACGTCTATGTCTACGCCAATGGGTTTGTATCTGTTGCATGTGCGTCTGCCTCCGGGATATACACCCAATACGACTATCAACAAGCCGAGGCAGGTACATTCGGCCCATTACAATGAAGGAACTTTGCTTTTGGTGGCCACCTCGCAGCAAGACCAAGACATTTTGTGGTCCATTAGCTCAGCACCTTTTCCACATCGAAATTACCTCACCGAGTCTACTACGGTTATACCTTTGGATGGCATTGTCTGGAGTTTGGCTGAAATGCCCAATCGCTCTAGTGGTCAATTGCAGTCCATACTGCGAAAAGCGCAGAAGCCGGAAAAGGTGGTAATGTTGACAAATCAGGGAGCCCACGTTATAGCGTTGCTCAAGCCCATCGATATACTACAGCAATTGTTAATATCTTGCCATGGTCCCCATCATGAGGCTGTGAAGTCGTTTTTCCAAGCCCATGGGGAGCGAGAAGCTTGTACCACAGCCTTACTTTTGACCTGCTCAGAACAATACCGAGGCACTGATTTGGCCATGTGGTCGGCCCAAGCATTTCTGCTGTACGGTGGCGAACCCAAATTGTCTAGCCAAATACAAATGATGAACAGAGGACCCAGAGATTTGCATGGAAACCGATTATATTTAAACAATACCACGGCGTACGATAATCCACTTCATTCCCCGCAAATGTTCATGTCAACTCCCTTGCCTAACATGAACTGTGGACCCAATATGAACCGCCTGTTCGATGTTTGCAACCAGTCACCACAAAGTGGTTCGGGCATAGCTCCGGCAGGCAATGATATGCCCATTATTATATACTCCTCAAAACACGACAGCTTGTACGTATACATAGCTCGCCTGTTGCGTCCCATTTGGAAGGTTAGATGCGTGGATGGTAATCTAAACAGTTCGTTAACTCAGATAGACTCGGCTATGATTTTGGAGGATTTGTATGCCATTCGGCAATTTTTGGAATCCAATTCGGTGGGTGACCTCTCCTGCACGGTGCGTTCGTACAGCAACCAAACCACCATGCCCACTGGATACAACAGCCTGCATCATATGATAAACCACACCAACGACCTACAAGCCAACACTAATGAACAAGCTCAGGCGGAGGAGAAGCGTTCCCTGACAGCTCTGATACATTTTATAAAACACACCTGTGAAGTATTGGCCTTGTGGAAGGTCTTGAGTGAACATCAATTTCACTTTCTGGCTAGTCAACTGCAGAAGGACCAGCAGTCTGTATTGCAGAGTTGCACATTCCGTGATTTGATACTATCACGTTCGGAGCTGTGTGCCCTGCTAATTGTGGCCCTCATCAATAGCTACTTGAAGGACAATGCCTCGGTTAGCACCATATCGGCAAAATTGCGAGATGTTTGCCCAAACCTCTATCGCCATGAGGATGCCGTGTCGTTTAAGGCCaccgaaattttaatgaattccaAGAATTGTTCCATTGTGGAGGAGAAGCAGGAAAAGTTGCGCACCGCTCTGCAGCTATGCAAAGATGCTGCCCCCAACTTGCCCTTGCAAAATATTTGCCAACAATTTACTCTGTGTGGATTCTATGAGGGGGTGATTGAATTGACCTCTACGTGTGCCTCCAAAATAGATCCTGAAGAATATGGCATGCATTTCTACCAGAATGGAGAGCCAGAGGATGATCGGGAGGGTTATGCTGCATATGCAGCTCGTCTTAATTGTTATAAAGAAGTTCGACTTATGCTAGACCATGTCTATCAGTCAGTGTGCAACAATAATGCGAATCAGGACTTTTTACGCAACACCTGTGGTGGTGGAAAGGAGGCAGCTAACTCGCACTCTCAAATAATGGAAATTGTGACCATGGCTGTGCAGGTGAAGGATCCCCTCTTACATGTTTGTGTTTATGAATGGCTTATGGTACATGATATGCTCTCGGAATTGCTTTCGCTAACAGAACAGTCTTTGGGAGAATTTTTACGCCGCAATGTGGTACGCAATCCAGACAACTTCAATTTGATAGACCTGCTATGGAAATATTACGAAAAGAATGGCTATCATGCCCAGGCTGCCCGCATCTTGGATAATTTGGCTTCCGCGGCAAGTGCTGGCATACCTCTGCAGCAACGTATTGAATATTTAGCCAGAGCTGTGATATGCATGCGAAATGATGGCGTTGGCTATTCCATTTCAAATGGTGTGCTACTCAAAGAGCTAGAGGATAAACTGGAAATAGCCCGAGTCCAAAAGAATGTCCTTGATGCTGTTACATCTTTGGCCAACATAAATCCAGAGGCAGCCAAAGCTGTGGATGATCTTAACAAATATCTATTTGACATTACCCAGCTGTATGAGAATTATGCCGACCGTTTCGATTTGTGGGAATGCAAATTGACCATACTCAATTGTTCGCATCACAATGATCCCCTGCTCATAGAATCGGTGTGGAATCAAATAATCGACAATGTAGTCAAAAGTGCCAACACAAGACAAGAACAAGCCACACGTctgttttcgaaaatcgaatcACTTTTCAAGGAATTTGGAGAATCCGGCCATTGTTTCCCCCTAGCCTTTATCATACGTGAATTGGAAATAAAGGCTTGTCAACTAAGGCTGCCCGAGGGCATAGTACCCGACAAATTGGCTGCCCTGAATATCGACATTGAACTACTTATGGAATACTATTCGCGTATGATTTCCATAAATGAGCGAATTTGGGCTAATGAGGGCAACGAATGGCATTTGGTGCAATCCTCCATAAGAGTCATTACTTTGCTGTCGAGTAATGCACACaccatatggtccagatcacgACGTCGTGTTATTGGCAAAGCTCAAGATATGGTTTCAGTTTGTCTGAATCTATGCTATCAGAAGCCGGGAACCGAGCGCATGCAACAGACCCTTAAAGAACTGCAATGTAGCCTTCAGAGGAATCTACCATAA
- the LOC106090092 gene encoding nuclear pore complex protein Nup154 isoform X2: protein MSGQIELLDFAGNMFEKYDSIDLAAPGLLEMTGINQHVMATASGLNDNDYQTLANLSMGHKQLNQLQTISKIPIPPEILEHFKHIKCHCMMGLFPEIGRAWLTIDSEIYIWTYEQTRDVAYYDGLSHLIVSVGLVKPKAGVFINDIKYLLILTTPIEIIVLGVTFGDTTKTISSPMRNIQNTATFEEMQLMNKPIFILSTDNVSINTVLGTENGRIFLGGRDGCLYEISYQAESSWFGKRCKKINHSQGIVSYIVPSFLKVFSENDPIVHLSTDKSRNLLYVLTEKGCIEVWDMGQDFNAMRRLTKVTQNEIAQSASNIIKTIDPAVLKPIKAICPLNKEEGQSLNLLAVTQCGVRLYFATTPLTNLQHLQSPSSQEQKSQMTLQNNSPTKSSSDICTSPSPTSSPNATSMSTPMGLYLLHVRLPPGYTPNTTINKPRQVHSAHYNEGTLLLVATSQQDQDILWSISSAPFPHRNYLTESTTVIPLDGIVWSLAEMPNRSSGQLQSILRKAQKPEKVVMLTNQGAHVIALLKPIDILQQLLISCHGPHHEAVKSFFQAHGEREACTTALLLTCSEQYRGTDLAMWSAQAFLLYGGEPKLSSQIQMMNRGPRDLHGNRLYLNNTTAYDNPLHSPQMFMSTPLPNMNCGPNMNRLFDVCNQSPQSGSGIAPAGNDMPIIIYSSKHDSLYVYIARLLRPIWKVRCVDGNLNSSLTQIDSAMILEDLYAIRQFLESNSVGDLSCTVRSYSNQTTMPTGYNSLHHMINHTNDLQANTNEQAQAEEKRSLTALIHFIKHTCEVLALWKVLSEHQFHFLASQLQKDQQSVLQSCTFRDLILSRSELCALLIVALINSYLKDNASVSTISAKLRDVCPNLYRHEDAVSFKATEILMNSKNCSIVEEKQEKLRTALQLCKDAAPNLPLQNICQQFTLCGFYEGVIELTSTCASKIDPEEYGMHFYQNGEPEDDREGYAAYAARLNCYKEVRLMLDHVYQSVCNNNANQDFLRNTCGGGKEAANSHSQIMEIVTMAVQVKDPLLHVCVYEWLMVHDMLSELLSLTEQSLGEFLRRNVVRNPDNFNLIDLLWKYYEKNGYHAQAARILDNLASAASAGIPLQQRIEYLARAVICMRNDGVGYSISNGVLLKELEDKLEIARVQKNVLDAVTSLANINPEAAKAVDDLNKYLFDITQLYENYADRFDLWECKLTILNCSHHNDPLLIESVWNQIIDNVVKSANTRQEQATRLFSKIESLFKEFGESGHCFPLAFIIRELEIKACQLRLPEGIVPDKLAALNIDIELLMEYYSRMISINERIWANEGNEWHLVQSSIRVITLLSSNAHTIWSRSRRRVIGKAQDMVSVCLNLCYQKPGTERMQQTLKELQCSLQRNLP from the coding sequence ATGAGTGGTCAAATTGAACTGTTGGATTTTGCTGGTAACATGTTTGAGAAATATGATTCCATTGATTTGGCCGCTCCCGGTCTGCTTGAGATGACTGGGATAAATCAGCATGTTATGGCTACAGCTAGTGGTTTGAATGATAATGACTATCAAACACTTGCGAATCTCTCCATGGGCCACAAACAATTGAATCAGTTGCAGACGATTAGCAAGATTCCTATACCGCCGGAAATTCTAGAGCATTTCAAACACATCAAATGTCATTGTATGATGGGCTTGTTTCCGGAAATTGGCAGAGCCTGGTTAACCATCGACTCGGAAATATATATCTGGACATACGAGCAGACACGAGATGTTGCCTACTATGATGGTCTAAGTCACTTAATTGTTAGCGTTGGCCTGGTCAAACCAAAGGCAGGAGTTTTCATTAATGAtatcaaatatttattaattCTGACAACTCCCATCGAAATCATAGTTCTAGGAGTTACATTTGGAGATACCACTAAAACTATATCGTCGCCCATGCGAAATATACAGAACACCGCCACCTTTGAGGAGATGCAGCTGATGAACAAACCCATATTCATTTTGAGCACGGACAATGTATCCATCAATACCGTTTTGGGTACTGAAAATGGTCGAATATTTCTGGGTGGCCGAGATGGCTGTTTATATGAGATATCCTATCAAGCAGAATCCAGTTGGTTTGGAAAGCGTTGCAAGAAGATAAATCATTCACAGGGCATTGTTTCGTATATTGTGCCAAGTTTCTTGAAAGTATTTTCAGAAAATGATCCCATTGTTCATTTGTCCACCGATAAAAGTCGCAATTTGCTGTATGTCCTAACGGAAAAGGGCTGCATAGAAGTATGGGACATGGGTCAAGATTTCAACGCAATGCGTCGTCTAACGAAGGTAACTCAAAACGAAATTGCACAAAGTGCCAGCAATATCATTAAGACCATAGATCCTGCAGTCTTGAAGCCCATCAAAGCCATATGCCCCTTAAACAAAGAGGAGGGACAAAGTCTTAATCTATTGGCTGTGACACAATGCGGAGTGCGGCTATATTTTGCCACCACACCATTGACTAATTTGCAGCATCTTCAAAGCCCTAGTAGCCAGGAGCAAAAATCTCAAATGACCCTGCAAAACAATTCGCCAACAAAATCATCATCCGACATATGTACATCGCCTAGCCCTACATCTTCGCCAAATGCCACGTCTATGTCTACGCCAATGGGTTTGTATCTGTTGCATGTGCGTCTGCCTCCGGGATATACACCCAATACGACTATCAACAAGCCGAGGCAGGTACATTCGGCCCATTACAATGAAGGAACTTTGCTTTTGGTGGCCACCTCGCAGCAAGACCAAGACATTTTGTGGTCCATTAGCTCAGCACCTTTTCCACATCGAAATTACCTCACCGAGTCTACTACGGTTATACCTTTGGATGGCATTGTCTGGAGTTTGGCTGAAATGCCCAATCGCTCTAGTGGTCAATTGCAGTCCATACTGCGAAAAGCGCAGAAGCCGGAAAAGGTGGTAATGTTGACAAATCAGGGAGCCCACGTTATAGCGTTGCTCAAGCCCATCGATATACTACAGCAATTGTTAATATCTTGCCATGGTCCCCATCATGAGGCTGTGAAGTCGTTTTTCCAAGCCCATGGGGAGCGAGAAGCTTGTACCACAGCCTTACTTTTGACCTGCTCAGAACAATACCGAGGCACTGATTTGGCCATGTGGTCGGCCCAAGCATTTCTGCTGTACGGTGGCGAACCCAAATTGTCTAGCCAAATACAAATGATGAACAGAGGACCCAGAGATTTGCATGGAAACCGATTATATTTAAACAATACCACGGCGTACGATAATCCACTTCATTCCCCGCAAATGTTCATGTCAACTCCCTTGCCTAACATGAACTGTGGACCCAATATGAACCGCCTGTTCGATGTTTGCAACCAGTCACCACAAAGTGGTTCGGGCATAGCTCCGGCAGGCAATGATATGCCCATTATTATATACTCCTCAAAACACGACAGCTTGTACGTATACATAGCTCGCCTGTTGCGTCCCATTTGGAAGGTTAGATGCGTGGATGGTAATCTAAACAGTTCGTTAACTCAGATAGACTCGGCTATGATTTTGGAGGATTTGTATGCCATTCGGCAATTTTTGGAATCCAATTCGGTGGGTGACCTCTCCTGCACGGTGCGTTCGTACAGCAACCAAACCACCATGCCCACTGGATACAACAGCCTGCATCATATGATAAACCACACCAACGACCTACAAGCCAACACTAATGAACAAGCTCAGGCGGAGGAGAAGCGTTCCCTGACAGCTCTGATACATTTTATAAAACACACCTGTGAAGTATTGGCCTTGTGGAAGGTCTTGAGTGAACATCAATTTCACTTTCTGGCTAGTCAACTGCAGAAGGACCAGCAGTCTGTATTGCAGAGTTGCACATTCCGTGATTTGATACTATCACGTTCGGAGCTGTGTGCCCTGCTAATTGTGGCCCTCATCAATAGCTACTTGAAGGACAATGCCTCGGTTAGCACCATATCGGCAAAATTGCGAGATGTTTGCCCAAACCTCTATCGCCATGAGGATGCCGTGTCGTTTAAGGCCaccgaaattttaatgaattccaAGAATTGTTCCATTGTGGAGGAGAAGCAGGAAAAGTTGCGCACCGCTCTGCAGCTATGCAAAGATGCTGCCCCCAACTTGCCCTTGCAAAATATTTGCCAACAATTTACTCTGTGTGGATTCTATGAGGGGGTGATTGAATTGACCTCTACGTGTGCCTCCAAAATAGATCCTGAAGAATATGGCATGCATTTCTACCAGAATGGAGAGCCAGAGGATGATCGGGAGGGTTATGCTGCATATGCAGCTCGTCTTAATTGTTATAAAGAAGTTCGACTTATGCTAGACCATGTCTATCAGTCAGTGTGCAACAATAATGCGAATCAGGACTTTTTACGCAACACCTGTGGTGGTGGAAAGGAGGCAGCTAACTCGCACTCTCAAATAATGGAAATTGTGACCATGGCTGTGCAGGTGAAGGATCCCCTCTTACATGTTTGTGTTTATGAATGGCTTATGGTACATGATATGCTCTCGGAATTGCTTTCGCTAACAGAACAGTCTTTGGGAGAATTTTTACGCCGCAATGTGGTACGCAATCCAGACAACTTCAATTTGATAGACCTGCTATGGAAATATTACGAAAAGAATGGCTATCATGCCCAGGCTGCCCGCATCTTGGATAATTTGGCTTCCGCGGCAAGTGCTGGCATACCTCTGCAGCAACGTATTGAATATTTAGCCAGAGCTGTGATATGCATGCGAAATGATGGCGTTGGCTATTCCATTTCAAATGGTGTGCTACTCAAAGAGCTAGAGGATAAACTGGAAATAGCCCGAGTCCAAAAGAATGTCCTTGATGCTGTTACATCTTTGGCCAACATAAATCCAGAGGCAGCCAAAGCTGTGGATGATCTTAACAAATATCTATTTGACATTACCCAGCTGTATGAGAATTATGCCGACCGTTTCGATTTGTGGGAATGCAAATTGACCATACTCAATTGTTCGCATCACAATGATCCCCTGCTCATAGAATCGGTGTGGAATCAAATAATCGACAATGTAGTCAAAAGTGCCAACACAAGACAAGAACAAGCCACACGTctgttttcgaaaatcgaatcACTTTTCAAGGAATTTGGAGAATCCGGCCATTGTTTCCCCCTAGCCTTTATCATACGTGAATTGGAAATAAAGGCTTGTCAACTAAGGCTGCCCGAGGGCATAGTACCCGACAAATTGGCTGCCCTGAATATCGACATTGAACTACTTATGGAATACTATTCGCGTATGATTTCCATAAATGAGCGAATTTGGGCTAATGAGGGCAACGAATGGCATTTGGTGCAATCCTCCATAAGAGTCATTACTTTGCTGTCGAGTAATGCACACaccatatggtccagatcacgACGTCGTGTTATTGGCAAAGCTCAAGATATGGTTTCAGTTTGTCTGAATCTATGCTATCAGAAGCCGGGAACCGAGCGCATGCAACAGACCCTTAAAGAACTGCAATGTAGCCTTCAGAGGAATCTACCATAA